Proteins encoded within one genomic window of Porphyromonadaceae bacterium W3.11:
- a CDS encoding vitamin K epoxide reductase family protein, which produces MLSYYGIKNTGVKLTNKTDIIHVKCPFIAHLDDGFALVVSINEKYASYIEDNSLKNKRVSIDSFKRSWTGNLLLVEPQTNSQGPGFRNHRNEEYLRNGKTILFFLSIAFVLIEFTYHNIIKASSKFSFCILLFSIVGTSICMLLVNRKINRGFADRFCSLSNTMNCNKVLDSKIFSISGFIDLTDIGLGFFISNIVIVCIFPVFTKYLVVINLLGFPFTIWSIWYQKFKVKEWCPLCLSVIFTLWGIYYSAFAFNKWIGIGAFYFIDFLLTGSIFIIIILGISYLTSILQDSKDLVKATYEIKQIKFNESVFWTLLYKQDYYPESELHPHILISNTQSDHSITILVNPHCTPCALMHQRIQSFLKKNPNISVRYIFSSFHNFIV; this is translated from the coding sequence ATGTTATCGTACTATGGCATAAAAAATACAGGCGTCAAACTAACAAATAAAACTGATATTATTCATGTTAAATGTCCTTTTATTGCACATTTAGATGATGGTTTTGCTCTGGTAGTTAGCATAAATGAAAAATATGCCTCTTACATTGAGGATAATTCACTTAAAAATAAGAGGGTGTCTATCGACAGTTTTAAAAGAAGTTGGACGGGAAATCTATTGCTTGTTGAACCACAAACCAATTCACAAGGACCAGGATTCAGAAACCATAGGAATGAAGAATATTTAAGAAATGGAAAAACAATTCTTTTTTTTCTTTCTATTGCATTTGTGTTAATTGAATTTACATATCATAATATCATAAAAGCATCCTCTAAGTTCAGCTTCTGTATTTTATTATTTAGCATAGTTGGAACTTCTATATGCATGCTTTTAGTAAATAGAAAAATAAACAGAGGATTTGCAGACAGATTTTGCTCTCTGTCCAACACTATGAACTGCAACAAGGTCCTAGATTCAAAAATATTCAGCATATCAGGCTTCATAGATTTGACAGATATAGGATTAGGCTTTTTTATCTCAAATATAGTTATTGTTTGCATTTTTCCTGTTTTTACAAAATATCTTGTTGTTATTAATTTATTAGGTTTCCCCTTTACTATTTGGAGTATTTGGTATCAGAAATTTAAGGTTAAAGAATGGTGCCCCCTTTGCCTATCAGTTATTTTCACTTTATGGGGAATCTATTATTCCGCTTTTGCTTTCAATAAATGGATTGGGATTGGGGCTTTTTATTTTATTGATTTTTTGCTTACTGGATCTATTTTTATCATAATTATTTTAGGCATTAGCTACTTAACTTCCATCTTACAAGATAGTAAAGACTTGGTTAAAGCTACGTATGAAATAAAACAGATAAAATTCAATGAAAGTGTTTTTTGGACTCTTTTATACAAACAAGATTATTATCCTGAATCAGAACTCCATCCACATATATTAATTAGTAATACTCAGTCAGATCATAGTATTACGATTTTGGTTAATCCCCATTGTACTCCATGTGCCCTGATGCACCAGCGAATACAGTCTTTCCTGAAAAAGAACCCCAATATCTCTGTTAGATATATATTTAGTTCTTTTCATAACTTCATCGTGTGA